A region from the Poecilia reticulata strain Guanapo linkage group LG12, Guppy_female_1.0+MT, whole genome shotgun sequence genome encodes:
- the ddx56 gene encoding putative ATP-dependent RNA helicase DDX56: MAAERLRFHEMGLDDRLLKAVADLGWSQPTLIQEKAIPLALDGKDLLARARTGSGKTAAYAIPIIQRILASKQSVREQDVRALILVPTKELGQQVQTMMRQLTSSCSRDVRVADISGKADVSTQRPILMEKPDVVVGTPSRVLAHLNAQNLALHSSLEMLVVDEADLVFSFGFESDLKNLLCHLPKIYQSFLMSATFNEDVQALKELLLHNPVTLKLQGSQLPDSSQLQQYTIKCEEEDKFLLIYTLLKLQLVQGKTLLFVAAVDRSYRLKLFLEQFAIPACVLNSELPVQSRCHIISQFNQGFYDIIIATDEQSLVEPAASSSGKKTKKNSKAKAAQAKDKEYGVSRGVDFQNVSNVINFDFPTSVDSYIHRVGRTARADNPGTALSFISHTELDALAEVEEALGGDKAEAALKPYEFKMEEIEGFRYRCRDAMRAVTKQAVKEARLKEIKQELLNSEKLKTYFEDNPRDLQLLRHDKDLHPAVIKPHMKNIPDYLIPETLRGVVNPLSSRRRKRRIKPAPAGVVKSSFKKNVRGRNPLKSFQYKRTGNKKARGGKS; the protein is encoded by the exons ATGGCTGCTGAAAGGCTGCGGTTTCATGAAATGGGATTAGACGACCGTCtgttaaag GCGGTGGCGGATCTAGGTTGGTCTCAGCCCACCCTGATCCAAGAGAAGGCCATTCCTCTGGCTCTGGATGGGAAGGACCTTCTGGCTCGAGCGCGGACCGGATCTGGAAAGACTGCAGCCTACGCTATACCCATCATTCAGCGCATCCTGGCCTCCAAACAG AGCGTTCGTGAGCAGGACGTGAGAGCTCTCATCCTGGTGCCGACCAAAGAGCTCGGTCAGCAGGTTCAGACCATGATGAGACAGTTGACGTCTTCCTGTTCTAGAGATGTCCGGGTGGCAGACATCTCCGGCAAGGCCGACGTGTCAACTCAGAG ACCCATTTTAATGGAGAAGCCCGATGTGGTGGTGGGGACACCGTCCCGCGTTCTCGCCCACCTCAACGCCCAGAACCTGGCGCTCCACTCTTCCCTGGAGATGCTGGTTGTAGACGAGGCCGACTTGGTCTTCTCCTTCGGCTTCGAGTCTGACCTGAAGAACCTGCTGTG CCATTTGCCGAAGATCTATCAGTCGTTTCTCATGTCGGCTACTTTCAACGAGGATGTTCAGGCCTtaaaggagctgctgctgcacaaccCG GTGACCTTGAAGCTCCAGGGCTCTCAGCTGCCTGACAGCAGCCAGCTGCAGCAGTACACCATCAAATGTGAGGAGGAGGACAAGTTCCTGCTCATCTACACgctgctgaagctgcagctggtccAGGGGAAAACGCTGCTGTTTGTGGCAGCAGTGGACCGAAGCTACAGACTCAAACTGTTTCTGGAACAGTTCGCCATCCCAGCGTGCGTCTTGAACTCGGAGCTGCCCGTCCAGTCCAG GTGCCACATCATCAGCCAGTTTAACCAGGGGTTCTATGACATCATCATCGCCACAGATGAGCAGAGCTTGGTTGAACCTGCCGCGTCGTCTTCAGGGAAGAAGACGAAGAAAAATagcaaagcaaaagcagcaca GGCTAAAGATAAGGAATACGGTGTCTCCAGGGGCGTGGATTTCCAAAACGTTTCCAATGTCATCAACTTTGATTTCCCAACGTCTGTTGATTCGTACATCCATCGAGTCGGAAG AACAGCGAGAGCCGACAACCCAGGCACCGCCCTGTCGTTCATCTCTCACACCGAACTCGATGCCTTGGCAGAGGTGGAGGAGGCCCTCGGTGGAG ATAAAGCCGAGGCGGCGCTCAAACCTTACGAGTTTAAGATGGAGGAGATCGAAGGCTTCCGGTACAGGTGCAGG GACGCCATGCGGGCCGTGACGAAGCAGGCCGTGAAGGAGGCCAGACTGAAGGAGATCAAACAGGAGCTGCTCAACTCGGAGAAGCTCAAG ACATACTTTGAAGACAACCCCAGAGATCTGCAGCTGCTCAGACACGACAAAGACCTTCATCCTGCCGTCATCAAGCCTCACATGAAAAACATTCCCGACTATCTGA TTCCTGAGACTCTGCGTGGCGTAGTGAATCCACTGtcaagcaggaggaggaagaggaggataaAACCAGCCCCAGCAGGAGTTGTGAAAAGCAGCTTCAAG AAGAACGTCCGGGGGAGGAATCCGCTGAAGAGTTTCCAGTACAAAcgaacaggaaacaaaaaagccaGAGGAGGCAAATCATAG